Part of the Natrialbaceae archaeon AArc-T1-2 genome, AAGACGATGGCGAAGATGGGGATCTCGACGGTCGAGAGCTACCAGGGGGCCCAGATCTTCGAGGCCGTCGGCTTGGATTCGGACGTCGTCACGGAGTACTTCGAGGGGACCGAGAACCGCACCGAGGGTATCGGTCTCGCCGAGATCGAAGCGGACGTCCGCGAGCGTCACGCGGTCGCGTTCGACACCGACCAGACCGATCTCGACCGCTCCGGGGAGTTCTCCCACCGGAAAGGCGGCATCCACCACCAGTGGAACCCCGAGACGGTCGGCTCGCTCCAGCAGGCGGTTCGCGATGGCGACTACGAGGAGTACAAGGACTTCGCCGCGATGATCAACGAACAGAGCGAGACACTCCAGACGCTCCGGGGCCTGCTCGAGTTCGACTCCGAGCGCGAGTCGATCCCGGTAGCGGAGGTCGAACCCGTCGAGGAGATCGTGTCCCGCTTCTCGACGGCTGCGATGAGTCTGGGCAGCCTCTCGCCGGAGGCCCACGAGACGAACTCGATCGCGATGAATCGGATCGGCGGCAAGTCCAACTCGGGCGAGGGTGGCGAGCCGCCGGAGCGGTTCGACACCGAACGGGAGTGCAACGTCAAGCAGGTCGCCTCGGGTCGCTTCGGCGTCACCTCGACGTACCTCTCGAACGCCGAGGAGATCCAGATCAAGATGGCCCAGGGATCGAAGCCCGGCGAGGGCGGTCACCTCCCCGGATCGAAGGTCAACGAGATGATCGCTCACGTCCGCAAGGCCACCCCCGGCGTCGGGCTCATCTCGCCACCGCCGCTGCACGACATCTACTCGATCGAAGACCTCAAACAGCTCATCCACGACCTGAAGGCGGCGAACGAGGACGCCGACATCAACGTCAAGCTCGTCTCGGAGGCGGGTATCGGCACCATCGCGGCCGGCGTCGCGAAGGCAAACGCCGACGTGGTCCACATCTCGGGTCACTCCGGCGGCACCGGTGCCTCTCCCAGGACGTCGATCAAAAACGCCGGTCTCCCGTGGGAACTGGGCCTGGCGGAGGCGAACCAGATGCTCCGTGCGACGGGGCTTCGCGACCGCATCCGCGTCTCCGCCGACGGCGGGATGAAGACGGGACGGGACGTCGCCGTCGCCGCGTTGCTGGGTGCCGAGGAGTACGTCTTCGGCACCGCCTCGCTCGTGACCAGCGGCTGCGTGATGGCCCGGAAGTGCCACGAGAACACCTGCCCCGTCGGCGTCGCCACCCAGCGCGAAGACCTCCGGAAGCGGTTCCCCGGCGAACCCGACCACGTCGTCAACTACATGACGTTCCTCGCCCAGGAGCTCCGGGAGATCATGGCCGAACTCGGTTTCCGAACCGTCGAGGAGATGGTCGGCCGCGTCGAGGTCCTCTCCCAGCGCGAGGACGTTTCCCATCCCAAGGCACGAACCGTCGACCTCTCGGCGGTGCTTGCAGAGCTCGACGGTGACGTTCGCACCAAGATCCGCGAGCAGGACCACGAACTCGACGACCAGCTCGACCGCGAGCTGATCGACGCCGCCGAAGATGCGATCGAGAGCCAACAGCCCGTCTCACTCGCGACCGACGTCTCGAACGTCGACCGGGCGGTCGGCGCGATGCTCTCGAACCGCGTCACGAGCCGCTACGGCGAGTCCGGACTTCCCGAGGATACGATTACCGTCGACCTCGAGGGTACTGCCGGCCAGAGTTTTGGCGCGTTTCTCGCAAGCGGCGTCTCGATGCACCTGACCGGCAGCGCGAACGACTACGTCGGCAAGGGTCTCTCTGGGGGAAAACTCGTTCTCCAGACGCCCGAGACGGCGGCCTACGAGCCGACCGAGAACGTCGCCATCGGCAACGTCGCTCTCTACGGCGCGACCGACGGCGAGTGTTACGTAAACGGCGTCGCTGGCGAACGCTTTGCCGTGCGAAACTCCGGTGCGAAAGCCGTCGTCGAGGGCGTCGGCGACCACGGCTGTGAGTACATGACCGGCGGCGTCGTCGCCGTCCTGGGAGAAACTGGGACGAACTTCGCTGCCGGGATGTCCGGCGGCGTCGCCTACGTCTACGACGAAGACGGCGACTTCACCGATCGAGCCAATACGGGGATGGCGACCCTCTACGACGACCTCGACGACCGCGACGAGACCATGCTCCGTCGACTCGTCGAGAACCACGTCGCCTACACCGGAAGCGTTCGCGGCCGGGAGCTGCTCGCAAACTGGGAGCGTTCGCTCGAGTCGTTCGTGAAGGTGATGCCCGACGCCTACCACGAGGCGATCACCGAGGACGGCCGCGACGACGTCCGCGAGACACTTCCCGAGACGCCCGAGCCGGAGGCCGAGGCCGAGGTCGCGGGGTACGCCACTGGCGACGACTGATCACTCCCGGCAGACGCCGCCCGCCGCTTTCGCCGCCGTTCGCAGGTCTGACGCGTCGGACACCGCGAGCAGATGGGCCTGACAGTCACAGTCCGACGCCCCGAACGTGGAGACGGGATCGCCCGGCAGCGATGTCGCCAGTTCGCACTCCCGATCCTCGCCGGAAAAGGTGACGACCGCCTCGAGGCTCGTCTCGGGGTGGGCCAGCAGATAGTCGACGTGCCAGTGACGGGCGTTTCGCTTCCCGCACGCGAGTTCACGGTGCCGATCGACGCGAGCGAACCCACCCGGACCGAACGCCGACCCGACGTAGGCGTACGTGCCCGCCGCAAACTCGAGTTCGCCGAGTGCGCCGACGTCGATGGCCGTCGCGTTCGAAACGTCGATCGCGAGAACGTAAGTGCCGCCGTCTGTCATGTCGCGAACTGGTCGAAGAACACTCACAACGGTTTCGGGTTCGACCGACCATGGCGTCGTTCGATCCATGTCCCCGACGGTGTCCGTACCGCAGTTGAGCCGGCCGCTTCGACTCTCCGTCGCGATCGGATCGTTGGGATCGCTACTCCCGGTCGTTGACGTCGGTCTCGTCCTGATCGTGGACGTGGCGGCGGTGGCTTACATCCTCGTCTCGTTCCCGGCTGGCCTGTGGACGCTCGCCGTCTCGCTGGCCGCGCTGGTCGGGCCGCCCTCGCTCCTCGCGGTAGTGGCGCCGCTTCGTCCCCGCTTGCCGACCGCGCTGTCGGCTGGACTGCTGTTGCTGTCCCCCCTGTTGACCGCGTCGTCCCTGTCGAGTGTACGCGCCCCGACCGTCGTACTGTTCTTGGCTCTGCTCACCGTACCGTTCGTGCTGGCCTCGCTGGTAGTCGTCGTCACGCCGTTGACCCTGCTCCCGCTGACCGCGCTCCTGTCGTCGACTCGAGCCACCGTATCGAAGACTGTCCTGTCCTTCCCGGTACGTTTCCCGCTGGTCACCTCGCTGGCCTGATTCCCGTCGCTTTCGTCCTCGCTGTTCCCGTCGCTGTTCGGACTGTTCGCGATGGCGATGTCGTTCGTGATCGGACCGGCGTCCGCCTGACTGTCCCTGTTGTCGTTGGTGTTGCCTGCCTCCCTCGGTCGATCGACCGCCACGTCCCTGTCGCCCGCGTCGTTCGCGCCGACCGTACTGACCCTGCTTTCCGTACTGCTCCTGACTCTGACTATTGGGCTGTCCGCGATCGTACTGTTCACGCTGGCTCTCTCGCGGTTGACCTCGCCGTTTTGGTTCGCCGCGTTCTCGACCTCGAGGCTCCTCGCGTCGAGTCTCGCCTCGTTCGCTTTCGAACCGATCTCTTCTTCCCCGCTCGTGTCTGGTGAACAAGCCGTGCATCCAGCCGCGTCCGGTCCTGTGGCCCCGGTTTCGGCTGCGGTCGCCACCTCGGTCCCGTTCCTCGCCGTAGTCGCTGTCGTGGTGCCCGTTCATCGTATCACCTGACTCGACACGGTAGCGGCACTGAGCCGCCCGCCGCCCGCGACGCCGGTACGCCGAACACGTAGGTAAAACCCCGCCGCGGTTCCACGCTCGTCGCAGTTGAATTCGTCATTACGCTCCCTCGTCGTCTTCGGTGCTGTCGCCGCTGGCCGTCGAAACCGGATCGCTGGAACGACGGAAACGAGCCATTACTGAGTTCCCATATGTAACCTGAATCACTATTGCTGGCTGTGCCACAGACCGATCCGGTGTCGGTACTGACGGCGCCAAACTGCAACGGTAGGCCAAGGCTTATTAGACCTACCTATCATCGTGAATATATGGATACGGATCGGTTACTGGTGGGTCGTCGATCGAACCGGCGGACGTTTTTGCTCGCCTCGAGCGTTGCCGTCTCCGCGTTCGCTGGCTGTCTCGGTAACGGCGAAGGCGAGGAGGGTGCACCAGACGGTGGGGATGCCGACAACGGAGACGAGAACGAAGACGACGAGAACGGAGAGGAGGATACCGATGACGGCGGATCTGTCCGATCGGAACCCTCACCTCCCACGCCGGACTTCACCGTCGCGAAGGACGGTCCGTCAGATTACGATACGTTACAGGAAGCTTATGAGTCGCTCGATTCGGGAGACGTAATCGGTGTTGGCCCCGGGACGTACACACTGCAACCGGACGTGGAATATCTTAGCGACGTCGACGGGGAGATGTTAACGAAGACGTTCAGCTACGTCGGGGAATCGGCGGACGAAACGACGATCGAACTGATATTCCCAGAGGCCAGTTCATTCACCGTCCGGGCGCCACACCGGTTTCCCGAGGAGTGCGCACCCGCTTTCTGGCAGGCCACACTCGAGGTTCCTGCCGAGATGTCGTACTCACGGTCCGAACACGATCAGTTCGAGGCAATAACGGCCAACTACTGTACGATCGACGGATCGTTTGGCGGCCCGACGGACGCGTACGATACGGATTTCACCGACTCGATCTCACACGAGGTCGATGCGGTCAGGTGCCGGTTCCACGAGGATGTCGGCGGCCCCGGGATCTTCGCCGACGTGTGTCAGTTCAACGGAACCGTCGACAGCGACGGCGGGATCATCAGAGACAGCACGATCGAAGGCGTCTTCGATCTAAACTCCGTGAACGCCCGCCAATGTGAACTCGAGCAGGGCGTCCGAATTACCGGGAACGGTACGCTCGAGGAGTGTGTCGTCGATCCGCTTCCCGGAAGCGAGGTCGCAATCGATATCCGGAGTCGCTACGAACGTGCGATCGTGACCGGCTGTGAGATTCACGGCTCCGTGCGGTCGGACCGTGATCGCTGGTACATCGGCCGCTTCGAGTTGAACACGTTCGACGTTCCGAGCAGCGTTCGGTACATCATCGATGGCGCTCCCGCGACCGACATCTATCCGAATGCCTTTCTCAACGGCGACGTCCGGATCTCGACGGGTGGGGGTGGCCCATCGGGGTTCCCGGTCGAGGAACTCGACCTCTACGGTCACGACCCGGCCGACGACGAGCCGCGCTGGGACCGCAATCTCGGGAACTATTACTCCGAGTGGGACG contains:
- a CDS encoding GIY-YIG nuclease family protein — protein: MTDGGTYVLAIDVSNATAIDVGALGELEFAAGTYAYVGSAFGPGGFARVDRHRELACGKRNARHWHVDYLLAHPETSLEAVVTFSGEDRECELATSLPGDPVSTFGASDCDCQAHLLAVSDASDLRTAAKAAGGVCRE
- the gltB gene encoding glutamate synthase large subunit, whose product is MSQPHGARPTDRSGGLADPADERSNCGVGVVMDLENGQSHDVVADGLALLCNLEHRGTTGAEKNTGDGAGIMLQRPDAFFDAVLDISLPDVYAVGSIFFPQDDDARAALVDAIETTLATYDLEVRTWRSVPTTNDGLGETALESEPDVWQAFVVPAEDDLEREAFDRRLYVARRAVENEIDEGAYAGADRFYVCSLDSKTVVYKGLLKGEQVPTYYPDLTDERVESTFVMVHERFSTNTLGAWHLAHPFRNVIHNGEFNTIQGNVNWMRARETDLESEVLSDLEAVKPVINDPDQSDTASVDNALELLMQDGRDLAHALRMLVPEAWRGDDAMDDDRRDFYDFHASLVEPWDGPALVAATDGDRVGAVLDRNGLRPCRYDVTTDGRLVMASEAGALAHDPEEIEERGRLQPGQLFLADPEEGRVIPDEEVFEDLVDDRYGEWVEREQVGLEEIVTTGDRTPRESVDGLRNHQAAFGYTHDELENMLEPMLTKGKDPVGSMGDDTPLSVLTEYDRPLFSYFKQLFAQVTNPPLDYIREELVTSMETRLGFQRNLLAESPDHARQLVCDSPVLTDAELVAIRDCEANGITAATVDVTYEPDGEPGERLEAALERVRNDAVSAIEAGHDVVVLSDREVGPDRVAIPSLLATGAVHHCLVRNGLRNHAGLIVESADPRTVHHVATLVGYGAGAVNPYLAYQTIADLTAGEDGMDTGDAIDAYVAALEDGLLKTMAKMGISTVESYQGAQIFEAVGLDSDVVTEYFEGTENRTEGIGLAEIEADVRERHAVAFDTDQTDLDRSGEFSHRKGGIHHQWNPETVGSLQQAVRDGDYEEYKDFAAMINEQSETLQTLRGLLEFDSERESIPVAEVEPVEEIVSRFSTAAMSLGSLSPEAHETNSIAMNRIGGKSNSGEGGEPPERFDTERECNVKQVASGRFGVTSTYLSNAEEIQIKMAQGSKPGEGGHLPGSKVNEMIAHVRKATPGVGLISPPPLHDIYSIEDLKQLIHDLKAANEDADINVKLVSEAGIGTIAAGVAKANADVVHISGHSGGTGASPRTSIKNAGLPWELGLAEANQMLRATGLRDRIRVSADGGMKTGRDVAVAALLGAEEYVFGTASLVTSGCVMARKCHENTCPVGVATQREDLRKRFPGEPDHVVNYMTFLAQELREIMAELGFRTVEEMVGRVEVLSQREDVSHPKARTVDLSAVLAELDGDVRTKIREQDHELDDQLDRELIDAAEDAIESQQPVSLATDVSNVDRAVGAMLSNRVTSRYGESGLPEDTITVDLEGTAGQSFGAFLASGVSMHLTGSANDYVGKGLSGGKLVLQTPETAAYEPTENVAIGNVALYGATDGECYVNGVAGERFAVRNSGAKAVVEGVGDHGCEYMTGGVVAVLGETGTNFAAGMSGGVAYVYDEDGDFTDRANTGMATLYDDLDDRDETMLRRLVENHVAYTGSVRGRELLANWERSLESFVKVMPDAYHEAITEDGRDDVRETLPETPEPEAEAEVAGYATGDD